The following are from one region of the Quercus robur chromosome 1, dhQueRobu3.1, whole genome shotgun sequence genome:
- the LOC126727244 gene encoding transcription repressor OFP17, translated as MKVKALAALRSKLLNPCRKFLQIFKFRLKRPVFIRALRFHPHRVRSNKNNPPKNRVTAFLSGNRSVRRPKEMDRLRELMSVSSAGREGRLFPSPITPAYVKTGSRAGQREASGDEDVEDACRSFENYLVEMVVEEGKVRDLMDVEELLYCWKNLKSPVFVDLVCRFYGELCRDLFSTKDDEVDSP; from the coding sequence ATGAAAGTGAAAGCATTAGCTGCCTTAAGATCCAAGCTTCTAAATCCATGCAGAAAATTCCTTCAAATCTTCAAATTCAGACTCAAAAGACCTGTCTTTATAAGAGCTCTTCGATTTCATCCTCACCGTGTGAGatccaataaaaataatccTCCAAAGAATCGAGTAACTGCATTTCTATCAGGCAACCGTTCAGTTAGGAGGCCAAAAGAGATGGACAGGTTGAGGGAGCTTATGAGCGTATCTAGTGCAGGGCGTGAGGGAAGGCTCTTTCCATCACCTATTACACCAGCTTACGTGAAGACTGGCAGCAGGGCTGGCCAAAGGGAAGCTTCAGGTGACGAAGACGTGGAAGATGCATGCAGGAGTTTTGAGAACTATTTGGTGGAGATGGTTGTTGAAGAAGGGAAAGTGAGGGATTTGATGGATGTGGAGGAGCTTCTTTATTGCTGGAAGAATCTAAAGAGCCCAGTTTTCGTTGATTTGGTCTGTAGATTCTATGGAGAACTGTGTAGGGACTTATTTTCCACCAAGGATGATGAAGTTGACAGTCCATAG
- the LOC126727233 gene encoding protein GRAVITROPIC IN THE LIGHT 1, which produces MENATFKPSKPSSNISEIVSKFTKVCKLRSIGVFPSESPNQKQHHHQRQSCHNPKNNTAPLVEESSDDTEEKECVSEKIHPQPIEVSSKSNVCGEGEIVKLFDTVSALKFAYIQLQEAHIPYNPDKIIDADQLVVAQLESLCKIKRSYKDKQFTNKAELDSSTCNHLQVEIELSERVLEDLKSQVKAKNSEILRLQEVLQDLELGNIGLVEKMRQTSPEKKIPTVLSIATLEDAFMAATKSIHDFAKPLISLMKASGWDLDQAANSIEDAVIYSKRSHKKYAFEAYIARRMFCGIGFKSYNVDEVMGFNNPIDALTEYPNSDFAKFCGKKYLLVVHQLLEVSFFGNLDHRAFVLSGKHPRTPFYQIFAKMAKWVWVLQGIAASINPKAKLFTVKRGSKFSDFHMESVEEDMEGAVEADEQAMHRVELMVMPGFKIGDTLLRSRVYLSKLK; this is translated from the coding sequence ATGGAAAATGCCACCTTTAAACCCTCTAAGCCCTCCTCAAACATATCTGAAATTGTCTCCAAATTCACGAAAGTTTGTAAATTGAGATCCATTGGTGTCTTTCCCTCTGAAAGCCCAAATCAGAAGCAGCACCACCATCAACGTCAGTCTTGTCACAACCCCAAGAACAACACTGCCCCATTAGTGGAGGAAAGCAGCGATGACACTGAGGAGAAAGAATGTGTCAGTGAGAAAATTCATCCTCAACCCATTGAAGTTTCAAGCAAAAGCAATGTGTGTGGTGAAGGGGAAATTGTGAAGTTATTTGACACTGTTTCAGCACTGAAATTTGCTTATATTCAGCTTCAGGAAGCTCACATTCCCTATAACCCGGATAAGATTATAGATGCTGATCAACTTGTTGTGGCTCAACTTGAATCACTTTGCAAGATCAAGCGTTCGTATAAGGATAAGCAATTCACGAACAAAGCAGAGCTTGATTCCTCTACATGCAATCATTTGCAAGTGGAAATTGAATTGAGTGAGAGGGTGTTGGAAGACTTGAAGTCCCAAGTCAAAGCTAAAAACTCTGAGATTCTTCGTTTGCAAGAAGTGCTTCAGGATTTGGAGTTGGGGAACATTGGACTGGTTGAGAAGATGAGGCAGACAAGTCCGGAGAAGAAGATCCCAACAGTTTTGAGCATAGCTACACTTGAAGATGCTTTCATGGCCGCTACCAAGTCCATTCATGATTTCGCAAAGCCATTAATTAGCTTGATGAAAGCTTCAGGTTGGGATCTAGATCAGGCTGCGAATTCAATTGAAGATGCAGTTATTTATTCCAAAAGGTCCCACAAGAAGTATGCGTTTGAAGCCTACATAGCTCGGAGAATGTTTTGTGGGATTGGATTTAAGTCCTATAATGTGGATGAAGTTATGGGGTTTAATAACCCTATTGATGCTCTGACAGAATATCCAAATTCTGATTTTGCGAAATTCTGTGGAAAAAAGTATCTATTAGTTGTTCATCAATTGCTGGAAGTGTCATTCTTTGGGAATCTTGATCACAGGGCATTTGTGTTGAGTGGCAAGCATCCCAGGACGCCATTCTACCAAATATTTGCAAAGATGGCAAAGTGGGTCTGGGTTTTACAAGGCATTGCAGCTTCTATCAATCCAAAAGCAAAACTATTTACTGTCAAAAGAGGAAgcaaattttcagattttcaTATGGAATCTGTTGAAGAGGATATGGAAGGTGCAGTGGAGGCTGATGAACAAGCTATGCATAGAGTTGAGCTGATGGTCATGCCGGGGTTTAAAATTGGGGATACATTGTTGAGGTCCCGGGTGTATCTTTCAAAACTGAAGTAA